CACAAATTGGTCAGACGTGCATTTGTTAGCATTAAAAGAGCTTTGCCTAATATGTTTCACTATCTTGATAATCCCATGATACCAAAATCCACAAATGGACTTGAATCATTCTTTGGTCATCTTAAAAGTCATATCAGTATACACAGAGGATTGTCAAAAAAGAATAGGCAGAACTTTATTAAGTGGTACCTGTTTTACAGAAATCAATGAGTTTTCTTAGCCATTTAAAGGATACCGCAATAAGAAAAAAAGGACAGATTTATTCTCTGTCCTTTTGCGTCTATCCGTAAAACCTATTGCTGGCAGGTTGCTCTCCAGCAGGGCCTACTTCCTCTTTAGTTTTACACTCGAAATATACAAAATGAAAAATCAAAAGTCACCAACTATTTTTGTCCCCATTACCAAAATGTCGAATTTTACCTTTGACATTCAAAGAGTAACCAAATGTGTACAAATTGCTTTTGAGAGAGCCTCGTAAAAATGTTTTTGAAAATCAGATGTTTAGCTAAAAGTGTTCTACTTCATCGAAGTTGAATCCAATGATGACATTACCTTTTTTATCAATAAACCCCCATTTGTTACCTTTTTTTACTCTTGCAAGACCATTATAAAAGTTTTTTGCTGTGTCAAATTGGGGTTTAATCACAAAATCACCTTTCAGGTTTATATATCCCCATTTTTTATCTTTAAGAGCCGGAGCCAGTCCATCACGAAAATCGCCTACGCAGGTAAACTGAGGATTGATAATAAAAATTCCTGCCTTATCAATAAACCCCCACTTTTTATATCTTTTCACTTTTGCAAACTCTCCAATAAAGTTACCGGTTTGTTCATATACAGTTTTTATTGCCCATTCTCCCTTATTATTGATATATCCCCAGAGTTTTCCTTGTCTGGCTTTGGCCAAACCGCTGCTAAAAAACCCAATCTCATCAAACTGCCTATCCCCAATATAATTACCGCTTCTGTCAATAAGCTTCCATATTTTATCCAGGCAAATTCGTGCACAGGTGTCTGAAAAATTTTCAGCAACATCATACTGAGGCTGAATAACCCAATCGCCTTTCTTATCAATATACCCCCATTTTTTGCCCTTGCGCACAGGAGCCATTCCTTCATAAAAATCTTTTGCATCATCAAATTGACATGAGATAACAATATTTCCTTTTGTATCAATAAATCCCCAAAATTTATCTTTTTTCACTCTGGCTATACCTTCGCTGAAATCTCCTGCACATTCATATACAGGGTTGATCGCGAAAGAACCAGTGCTATCAATAAATCCCCATTTATTAAGCATAACTCTGGCCAGGCCATTAGAGAAGTTTTGGGCGCATTCGTACTGAGGTTTAAAAAAATA
The sequence above is a segment of the Bacteroidales bacterium genome. Coding sequences within it:
- a CDS encoding WG repeat-containing protein, which produces MNKSLMFLLFIFFNYQLQAQNKYVPVCEGRNWGYIDIKGNYFFKPQYECAQNFSNGLARVMLNKWGFIDSTGSFAINPVYECAGDFSEGIARVKKDKFWGFIDTKGNIVISCQFDDAKDFYEGMAPVRKGKKWGYIDKKGDWVIQPQYDVAENFSDTCARICLDKIWKLIDRSGNYIGDRQFDEIGFFSSGLAKARQGKLWGYINNKGEWAIKTVYEQTGNFIGEFAKVKRYKKWGFIDKAGIFIINPQFTCVGDFRDGLAPALKDKKWGYINLKGDFVIKPQFDTAKNFYNGLARVKKGNKWGFIDKKGNVIIGFNFDEVEHF